A genomic window from Solanum dulcamara chromosome 11, daSolDulc1.2, whole genome shotgun sequence includes:
- the LOC129873792 gene encoding protection of telomeres protein 1b-like isoform X1 yields MSFRSSRDDYKFLQIVDARAALNQKVNLIGVVIETGLPKQSKGTDCFCSIRIIDESYPSPGIAINFFAETMDKLPQVLTVGDIIQISQVVMKTHGPDIYALFNKKFSSFAIFDGKNNSNFLPYQCSSKYHAREQDKKFILGLMKWLVDHKIDTGLTDLHSLKEIREGERFNLICKIVHVCEVEKDKWMLLVWDGTDAPPVTIKTKLEEEMENPLPLQPVDFTLQRDIICTLPPLGTVLRVTVDRCNEKLGINFLKSNRWVKLINIRCELHTALWHAVLMPFTRVCYLSDEDDIVLQRMSQYDERRKSKWGWMPLSSFPWPSDITETDYPNVPFVSLMRALANPKTLWSDPSPDPAHSGSLVHRAAPLFELRVGNSLYLHKVIGKFHCVVRVVAAFPWLAEDFRSPSGVYRIRLTLEDPTARIHAYLYKEDAEQFFDGYHSVYALTRKRNLLLGTSEGDDGSEMNDHFRNPPWIRCCLKSYHIDDGDVWGSRNFRIFATTLKA; encoded by the exons ATGAGTTTCAGAAGTAGCCGGGATGACTACAAGTTCCTTCAAATAGTAGATGCTAGGGCTGCACTCAaccagaaagttaatctcatCGGCGTCGTTATCGAAACCGGTCTTCCCAAGCAATCCAAGGGCACTG ATTGCTTTTGCTCCATTAGGATAATTGATGAGTCCTACCCAAGCCCAGGGAttgcaattaatttttttgccGAAACTATGGACAAGCTTCCTCAAGTGCTGACTGTTGGTGATATAATTCAGATCTCTCAAGTTGTG ATGAAAACTCATGGACCTGATATTTATGCTTTGTTCAACAAGAAGTTCTCTTCATTTGCAATATTTGACggaaagaataattcaaatttccTCCCTTACCAATGTTCTTCTAAGTATCATGCTAGAGAGCAAGACAAGAAATTTATACTGGGTTTGATGAAGTGGTTGGTTGATCACAAGATTGATACAG GTTTGACTGATTTACATTCGTTGAAAGAGATCAGAGAAGGAGAACGTTTCAATTTGATCTGCAAG ATTGTTCACGTATGTGAAGTTGAAAAAGACAAGTGGATGCTTCTCGTGTGGGATGGCACGGATGCTCCACCAGTAACTATCAAAACAAA GCTagaagaagaaatggaaaaCCCACTTCCGTTGCAGCCTGTGGACTTCACTTTGCAAAGAGATATTATCTGTACCTTGCCACCACTTGGAACTGTCTTGAGGGTAACCGTTGATCGTTGCAACGAGAAACTTGGCATTAACTTTCTCAAGAGCAATCGGTGGGTGAAACTAATTAACATCAGATGTGAACTTCATACAGCATTGTGGCATGCTGTCTTAATGCCCTTTACTAGGGTTTGCTACTTATCTGATGAAGATGACATTGTTTTACAGCGCATGAG CCAGTACGATGAGCGTCGTAAATCCAAATGGGGATGGATGCCTTTGTCAAGCTTTCCTTGGCCATCTGACATAACAG AGACCGACTACCCTAATGTACCTTTTGTCTCCTTGATGAGAGCTCTGGCGAATCCAAAG accttGTGGTCTgacccttccccggaccctgcgcatagtgGGAGTTTAGTGCACCGAGCTGCCCCTTTATTTGAGCTGAGGGTCGGAAACAGCCTTTACCTTCACAAG GTCATAGGTAAATTCCACTGTGTAGTTCGAGTGGTTGCGGCATTTCCTTGGCTAGCTGAAGATTTCCGTTCCCCTTCTGGGGTTTATAGGATCAGGTTGACCCTAGAGGATCCAACAGCAAGAATCCATGCATATTTGTATAAAGAGGATGCG GAACAGTTTTTTGATGGCTACCACTCTGTTTATGCATTAACAAGAAAGAGGAATTTGTTGCTTGGAACTTCTGAAGGCGATGATGGTAGTGAAATGAATGATCATTTCAGAAATCCACCCTGGATCAGGTGTTGCTTAAAGTCTTATCATATCGATGACGGCGATGTCTGGGGAAGTAGGAACTTTCGAATTTTTGCTACCACTCTGAAAGCATAG
- the LOC129873792 gene encoding protection of telomeres protein 1b-like isoform X2: MSFRSSRDDYKFLQIVDARAALNQKVNLIGVVIETGLPKQSKGTDCFCSIRIIDESYPSPGIAINFFAETMDKLPQVLTVGDIIQISQVVMKTHGPDIYALFNKKFSSFAIFDGKNNSNFLPYQCSSKYHAREQDKKFILGLMKWLVDHKIDTGLTDLHSLKEIREGERFNLICKIVHVCEVEKDKWMLLVWDGTDAPPVTIKTKLEEEMENPLPLQPVDFTLQRDIICTLPPLGTVLRVTVDRCNEKLGINFLKSNRWVKLINIRCELHTALWHAVLMPFTRVCYLSDEDDIVLQRMSQYDERRKSKWGWMPLSSFPWPSDITETDYPNVPFVSLMRALANPKVIGKFHCVVRVVAAFPWLAEDFRSPSGVYRIRLTLEDPTARIHAYLYKEDAEQFFDGYHSVYALTRKRNLLLGTSEGDDGSEMNDHFRNPPWIRCCLKSYHIDDGDVWGSRNFRIFATTLKA, encoded by the exons ATGAGTTTCAGAAGTAGCCGGGATGACTACAAGTTCCTTCAAATAGTAGATGCTAGGGCTGCACTCAaccagaaagttaatctcatCGGCGTCGTTATCGAAACCGGTCTTCCCAAGCAATCCAAGGGCACTG ATTGCTTTTGCTCCATTAGGATAATTGATGAGTCCTACCCAAGCCCAGGGAttgcaattaatttttttgccGAAACTATGGACAAGCTTCCTCAAGTGCTGACTGTTGGTGATATAATTCAGATCTCTCAAGTTGTG ATGAAAACTCATGGACCTGATATTTATGCTTTGTTCAACAAGAAGTTCTCTTCATTTGCAATATTTGACggaaagaataattcaaatttccTCCCTTACCAATGTTCTTCTAAGTATCATGCTAGAGAGCAAGACAAGAAATTTATACTGGGTTTGATGAAGTGGTTGGTTGATCACAAGATTGATACAG GTTTGACTGATTTACATTCGTTGAAAGAGATCAGAGAAGGAGAACGTTTCAATTTGATCTGCAAG ATTGTTCACGTATGTGAAGTTGAAAAAGACAAGTGGATGCTTCTCGTGTGGGATGGCACGGATGCTCCACCAGTAACTATCAAAACAAA GCTagaagaagaaatggaaaaCCCACTTCCGTTGCAGCCTGTGGACTTCACTTTGCAAAGAGATATTATCTGTACCTTGCCACCACTTGGAACTGTCTTGAGGGTAACCGTTGATCGTTGCAACGAGAAACTTGGCATTAACTTTCTCAAGAGCAATCGGTGGGTGAAACTAATTAACATCAGATGTGAACTTCATACAGCATTGTGGCATGCTGTCTTAATGCCCTTTACTAGGGTTTGCTACTTATCTGATGAAGATGACATTGTTTTACAGCGCATGAG CCAGTACGATGAGCGTCGTAAATCCAAATGGGGATGGATGCCTTTGTCAAGCTTTCCTTGGCCATCTGACATAACAG AGACCGACTACCCTAATGTACCTTTTGTCTCCTTGATGAGAGCTCTGGCGAATCCAAAG GTCATAGGTAAATTCCACTGTGTAGTTCGAGTGGTTGCGGCATTTCCTTGGCTAGCTGAAGATTTCCGTTCCCCTTCTGGGGTTTATAGGATCAGGTTGACCCTAGAGGATCCAACAGCAAGAATCCATGCATATTTGTATAAAGAGGATGCG GAACAGTTTTTTGATGGCTACCACTCTGTTTATGCATTAACAAGAAAGAGGAATTTGTTGCTTGGAACTTCTGAAGGCGATGATGGTAGTGAAATGAATGATCATTTCAGAAATCCACCCTGGATCAGGTGTTGCTTAAAGTCTTATCATATCGATGACGGCGATGTCTGGGGAAGTAGGAACTTTCGAATTTTTGCTACCACTCTGAAAGCATAG
- the LOC129873792 gene encoding protection of telomeres protein 1b-like isoform X3 — translation MSFRSSRDDYKFLQIVDARAALNQKVNLIGVVIETGLPKQSKGTDCFCSIRIIDESYPSPGIAINFFAETMDKLPQVLTVGDIIQISQVVMKTHGPDIYALFNKKFSSFAIFDGKNNSNFLPYQCSSKYHAREQDKKFILGLMKWLVDHKIDTGLTDLHSLKEIREGERFNLICKIVHVCEVEKDKWMLLVWDGTDAPPVTIKTKLEEEMENPLPLQPVDFTLQRDIICTLPPLGTVLRVTVDRCNEKLGINFLKSNRWVKLINIRCELHTALWHAVLMPFTRVCYLSDEDDIVLQRMSQYDERRKSKWGWMPLSSFPWPSDITETDYPNVPFVSLMRALANPKEQFFDGYHSVYALTRKRNLLLGTSEGDDGSEMNDHFRNPPWIRCCLKSYHIDDGDVWGSRNFRIFATTLKA, via the exons ATGAGTTTCAGAAGTAGCCGGGATGACTACAAGTTCCTTCAAATAGTAGATGCTAGGGCTGCACTCAaccagaaagttaatctcatCGGCGTCGTTATCGAAACCGGTCTTCCCAAGCAATCCAAGGGCACTG ATTGCTTTTGCTCCATTAGGATAATTGATGAGTCCTACCCAAGCCCAGGGAttgcaattaatttttttgccGAAACTATGGACAAGCTTCCTCAAGTGCTGACTGTTGGTGATATAATTCAGATCTCTCAAGTTGTG ATGAAAACTCATGGACCTGATATTTATGCTTTGTTCAACAAGAAGTTCTCTTCATTTGCAATATTTGACggaaagaataattcaaatttccTCCCTTACCAATGTTCTTCTAAGTATCATGCTAGAGAGCAAGACAAGAAATTTATACTGGGTTTGATGAAGTGGTTGGTTGATCACAAGATTGATACAG GTTTGACTGATTTACATTCGTTGAAAGAGATCAGAGAAGGAGAACGTTTCAATTTGATCTGCAAG ATTGTTCACGTATGTGAAGTTGAAAAAGACAAGTGGATGCTTCTCGTGTGGGATGGCACGGATGCTCCACCAGTAACTATCAAAACAAA GCTagaagaagaaatggaaaaCCCACTTCCGTTGCAGCCTGTGGACTTCACTTTGCAAAGAGATATTATCTGTACCTTGCCACCACTTGGAACTGTCTTGAGGGTAACCGTTGATCGTTGCAACGAGAAACTTGGCATTAACTTTCTCAAGAGCAATCGGTGGGTGAAACTAATTAACATCAGATGTGAACTTCATACAGCATTGTGGCATGCTGTCTTAATGCCCTTTACTAGGGTTTGCTACTTATCTGATGAAGATGACATTGTTTTACAGCGCATGAG CCAGTACGATGAGCGTCGTAAATCCAAATGGGGATGGATGCCTTTGTCAAGCTTTCCTTGGCCATCTGACATAACAG AGACCGACTACCCTAATGTACCTTTTGTCTCCTTGATGAGAGCTCTGGCGAATCCAAAG GAACAGTTTTTTGATGGCTACCACTCTGTTTATGCATTAACAAGAAAGAGGAATTTGTTGCTTGGAACTTCTGAAGGCGATGATGGTAGTGAAATGAATGATCATTTCAGAAATCCACCCTGGATCAGGTGTTGCTTAAAGTCTTATCATATCGATGACGGCGATGTCTGGGGAAGTAGGAACTTTCGAATTTTTGCTACCACTCTGAAAGCATAG
- the LOC129874960 gene encoding 60S ribosomal protein L32-1, with protein MAVPLLNKKVVKKRVKRFIRPQSDRRITVKESWRRPKGIDSRVRRKFKGCVLMPNIGYGSDKKTRHYLPNGFKKFVVHNASELEILMMHNRTYCAEIAHNVSTRKRKEIVERAAQLDVVITNKLARLHSQEDE; from the exons ATGGCCGTGCCTCTGCTTAACAAGAAGGTTGTGAAGAAGAGAGTGAAGAGGTTTATTAGACCTCAGAGTGACCGAAGAATCACTGTCAAG GAAAGCTGGCGCAGACCCAAGGGTATTGATTCTAGAGTGAGGAGAAAGTTCAAGGGATGTGTCTTGATGCCCAATATTGGATACGGGTCAGACAAGAAGACTCGCCACTATCTTCCCAATGGCTTCAAGAAGTTTGTTGTGCATAATGCTAGTGAACTTGAGATCCTAATGATGCACAACAG AACTTACTGTGCAGAAATTGCACACAATGTTTCCACTAGGAAGAGGAAAGAGATTGTCGAGCGTGCTGCCCAACTTGATGTTGTCATAACAAACAAGCTTGCTAGGTTGCACAGCCAGGAGGATGAATGA
- the LOC129874307 gene encoding putative F-box/LRR-repeat protein 23, which yields MPKPKRYEWRIKQKIPQKASSSAPPPPPRWVDLPREITADILRRVGVVDTLLNAQNVCTTWWEVCHDSSMWRVIDMRNAEDVEMDGVFHKACRVAVDRSQGQLSKINIEYFGNDYLLKYIAERSNQLRHLRLVGCDTISKGCLAAVAENFPLLEELHIYLSAINIVDIEAFGRSCSQLKSFTLNACGFRGGLTGFSRLQINVNDQAHAIAVNMPELRHLALFGNTMTNEGLCAILDGCPRLESLDLRHCYSIDLEGDLETRCRQQIVDLKCPHDCTHGYEFSAQICDYNPTDDESDLDLSDYYDYDDYHDFEYDDFNNPFGGEYLLDEDGFFW from the exons ATGCCGAAGCCGAAACGGTATGAATGGAGAATCAAGCAGAAAATCCCCCAGAAAGCATCATCATCCGCCCCGCCACCGCCACCACGGTGGGTGGATCTCCCTCGAGAAATAACGGCGGACATCCTTCGCCGTGTGGGAGTGGTAGATACATTGCTAAATGCACAGAATGTTTGCACTACCTGGTGGGAGGTGTGCCATGACTCTTCCATGTGGCGAGTCATTGACATGCGCAATGCAGAAGATGTGGAAATGGATGGTGTCTTCCACAAGGCGTGCCGCGTTGCTGTTGATCGCAGCCAGGGTCAGTTGTCCAAAATTAACATCGAGTATTTTGGTAACGACTATTTGCTCAAGTATATAGCTGAGAG ATCAAATCAGCTAAGGCATCTACGACTTGTTGGCTGTGATACTATTTCAAAGGGATGTTTGGCTGCAGTTGCTGAGAACTTCCCGTTGTTGGAGGAGTTGCACATTTACTTATCTGCTATTAATATAGTGGATATAGAAGCATTTGGTCGTTCTTGCTCTCAGCTAAAGTCATTTACATTGAACGCCTGTGGATTTAGAGGAGGATTGACAGGATTTAGTAGATTACAGATCAATGTCAATGATCAAGCTCATGCTATTGCAGTAAATATGCCTGAATTGCGACACCTTGCCCTTTTTGGGAATACCATGACAAATGAAGGTCTGTGTGCTATTCTTGATGGCTGCCCCCGGCTTGAATCACTTGACTTGCGCCACTGCTATAGTATTGATCTTGAAGGGGATCTAGAAACGAGATGTCGCCAACAGATTGTAGATCTGAAGTGCCCTCATGATTGCACCCATGGTTATGAATTTAGTGCTCAAATTTGTGATTACAACCCTACCGATGATGAGTCTGACCTTGATCTCTCAGactattatgattatgatgacTATCATGATTTCGAGTATGACGACTTCAATAACCCCTTTGGAGGCGAGTATCTTCTAGATGAGGATGGCTTCTTTTGGTGA